A window of Candidatus Tanganyikabacteria bacterium genomic DNA:
GATCGAGGCGTTGACACTCCGACGGCGAAACTTCCAACCGAGTTTTGACGCTATACCTTTCGCAGGTAGGCGCTCTCGAGTGCGCTACCTTGATTCAACACGAATGCCGCCTTTCGGATGCCCTCGCCTGCCACCGCGATCCAGTTCCAGACTTCCCGGAAATCGTCTTCTGCAAAGTAGATGCTGGCCGACTGGCCAAGGCCGACATAGCGGAACGTGATCCTGAAATCGGGCGGCTTCGGGTTGCCGAAGGCCGTCGCGGCTAGGCTCCTATAGAACGCCGCCTGCGGATCGGCCGCCATTTCCTCCTCCGTGGCGGGCCTGCTGCCGGTCTTCCAGTCGACGACCTCGACCACGCCGTCCGGGCGCCGGCAGACGAGATCGAGACGGCCTCTGGCGATGATGTCACGGTGGGGGCGCGGCCACTCCGCCCACCGCTCGATCCCGGTCACCACCCATTCGCGCGGTGGGAAGCGGGATTCCCAGAACCGGCGCATGAGATCCATACCGCGGCGCACGTACTCCTGCTCTTCGGGGGTGTCGGTGAACTGGCTCCGATCCCAGTTGGCCCGGAGCAAGCCGATGAGGTCGCTGGCGGTGAGCACGGCGTGCCCGCCGCCGCGGAAGAACTCGGCCAGGGCCCGATGGACCGAGATGCCGAAGCCGAGTGC
This region includes:
- a CDS encoding PD-(D/E)XK nuclease family protein, whose protein sequence is MANTPLKLSASAVSAFAECPYRYARDYVDRLPDAERAPAPALGFGISVHRALAEFFRGGGHAVLTASDLIGLLRANWDRSQFTDTPEEQEYVRRGMDLMRRFWESRFPPREWVVTGIERWAEWPRPHRDIIARGRLDLVCRRPDGVVEVVDWKTGSRPATEEEMAADPQAAFYRSLAATAFGNPKPPDFRITFRYVGLGQSASIYFAEDDFREVWNWIAVAGEGIRKAAFVLNQGSALESAYLRKV